The following proteins come from a genomic window of Streptococcus oralis:
- the coaA gene encoding type I pantothenate kinase — protein MTNEFLHFEKISRQTWQSLHRKTTPPLTEEELESIKSFNDQISLQDVTDIYLPLAHLIQIYKRTKEDLAFSKGIFLQRESKSQPFIIGVSGSVAVGKSTTSRLLQILLSRTVTDATVELVTTDGFLYPNQTLIEQGILNRKGFPESYDMEALLNFLDRLKNGQDVDIPVYSHEVYDIVPGEKQRVKAADFVIVEGINVFQNPQNERLYITDFFDFSIYVDAAVEDIESWYLDRFLKLLSFAQNDPESYYHRFTQMPIGEVEAFAHQVWTTINLTNLQNYIEPTRNRAEVILHKAKNHEIDEIYLKK, from the coding sequence ATGACCAACGAATTTTTACATTTTGAAAAAATCAGTCGCCAGACTTGGCAATCTTTACATCGAAAGACAACACCTCCTTTGACAGAAGAGGAACTAGAATCCATCAAGAGTTTCAATGACCAGATTAGTCTGCAAGATGTGACAGATATTTATTTACCTTTAGCTCATCTCATCCAAATTTACAAACGCACCAAAGAGGATTTAGCCTTTTCTAAGGGAATTTTTCTCCAAAGAGAGAGTAAATCTCAACCCTTCATTATTGGAGTTTCAGGAAGTGTAGCTGTAGGAAAATCAACAACTAGCCGACTTCTGCAAATCCTTCTCTCTCGTACAGTTACTGATGCTACTGTAGAATTGGTGACAACCGACGGTTTTCTCTATCCCAATCAAACTTTAATTGAGCAAGGTATCTTAAATCGCAAAGGTTTTCCAGAGAGTTATGACATGGAAGCCTTGCTGAATTTTCTTGACCGCCTAAAGAATGGGCAAGATGTCGATATTCCAGTCTATTCTCATGAAGTGTATGACATCGTTCCTGGGGAAAAACAACGGGTCAAAGCCGCTGACTTTGTCATTGTCGAGGGAATTAATGTCTTTCAAAACCCTCAAAATGAGCGCCTTTACATCACTGATTTCTTTGATTTTTCCATCTACGTGGATGCTGCAGTAGAAGACATTGAAAGCTGGTATCTGGATCGTTTCTTGAAACTTCTCAGCTTTGCCCAGAATGATCCTGAAAGCTACTACCACCGTTTTACTCAAATGCCAATAGGAGAAGTAGAAGCTTTTGCCCATCAAGTATGGACTACTATCAACCTTACAAATCTACAAAACTATATCGAACCAACAAGAAATCGGGCCGAGGTCATTCTCCACAAGGCTAAAAACCATGAAATCGATGAAATTTACCTAAAAAAATAA
- the rpsT gene encoding 30S ribosomal protein S20, whose protein sequence is MANIKSAIKRAELNVKQNEKNSAQKSAMRTAIKAFEANPSEELFRAASSAIDKAETKGLIHKNKASRDKARLSAKLAK, encoded by the coding sequence TTGGCAAACATTAAATCAGCTATCAAACGCGCTGAATTGAACGTTAAACAAAACGAAAAAAACTCAGCTCAAAAATCAGCTATGCGTACTGCTATCAAAGCTTTCGAAGCAAACCCTTCTGAAGAACTTTTCCGTGCTGCTAGCTCAGCTATCGACAAAGCAGAAACTAAAGGTTTGATTCATAAAAACAAAGCAAGCCGCGATAAAGCTCGTCTTTCAGCTAAACTTGCTAAATAA
- a CDS encoding class I SAM-dependent methyltransferase produces the protein MSKMYYAENPDAAHDIHDLRVELLGHKLTFLTDAGVFSKKMVDFGSQLLLKCLEVNKGETVLDVGCGYGPLGLSLAKAYGAQVTMVDINNRALDLARQNAERNKVEATIFQSNIYEQVEGKFDHVISNPPIRAGKQVVHEIIEKSRDFLKDRGDLTIVIQKKQGAPSARNKMEDVFGNCEIVKKDKGYYILRSVKE, from the coding sequence ATGAGTAAAATGTATTATGCAGAAAATCCTGATGCAGCTCACGATATTCATGACTTGAGAGTAGAGTTGCTGGGACATAAATTGACCTTTTTAACGGACGCAGGTGTTTTTAGCAAGAAAATGGTTGACTTTGGGAGTCAGCTCTTGCTCAAGTGTCTAGAGGTTAACAAAGGAGAAACTGTTCTTGATGTAGGTTGTGGTTATGGGCCATTGGGTTTGTCGTTAGCCAAGGCTTATGGAGCTCAGGTAACCATGGTCGATATCAATAATCGTGCCTTGGACCTAGCGCGACAAAATGCTGAACGTAATAAAGTAGAAGCAACGATTTTCCAATCCAATATCTATGAACAAGTTGAAGGGAAGTTTGACCATGTTATTTCCAATCCGCCGATTCGAGCGGGCAAACAGGTTGTTCATGAGATTATCGAAAAGAGCAGAGATTTCTTGAAAGACAGAGGAGATTTAACCATCGTCATTCAGAAAAAACAAGGGGCTCCAAGTGCTAGAAATAAGATGGAAGACGTTTTTGGCAATTGTGAAATCGTAAAGAAAGATAAGGGATACTATATCCTTAGAAGTGTGAAAGAATGA
- a CDS encoding DNA topology modulation protein has product MKIAIIGYSGAGKSTLAEKLSNYCSIPKLHMDTLQFQPGWQDSDRDWMETEMKNFLTSHSDRVIDGNYSWCYYEERMQEADQIIFLNFSPWTCLFRAFKRYLTYRGKVRESMAAGCPERFDWEFIRWILWDGRSKSARERYKWVQETYPKKVIVLRSQKVIDHFLENLPHNKKNQRA; this is encoded by the coding sequence ATGAAAATCGCAATCATCGGATATTCTGGAGCTGGCAAGTCAACTCTAGCTGAGAAGTTATCAAACTACTGCTCCATCCCCAAACTGCATATGGATACTCTCCAATTTCAACCTGGTTGGCAAGATAGTGACCGCGATTGGATGGAAACTGAGATGAAAAACTTCCTCACTAGTCACTCAGACCGGGTCATCGATGGCAACTACTCTTGGTGCTATTACGAGGAAAGAATGCAGGAAGCTGACCAAATCATCTTTCTCAATTTTTCACCATGGACTTGTCTCTTTCGAGCATTTAAACGGTATCTCACTTACCGAGGCAAGGTCCGAGAAAGTATGGCTGCAGGTTGTCCTGAACGCTTTGACTGGGAATTTATCCGATGGATTCTCTGGGATGGGCGAAGCAAATCCGCTAGGGAACGCTACAAGTGGGTTCAAGAAACCTATCCAAAGAAAGTAATTGTCCTCCGGTCGCAAAAGGTGATAGACCACTTCTTAGAAAATCTCCCACATAACAAGAAAAACCAACGTGCCTAA